Sequence from the Fodinibius salicampi genome:
GCAGCAGTTCCCCCTCATAAACAAGAATGCCGGTCGGCGATCCTGCACCGGTCTGCAGTAAATTCGGAATTGACCCGGGGTCGTTTTGATACCAGTGGCGGGTGGGAATATCATCGGCCATACCCGTACGGCGCGTGCGCCATCCCGCCCCGGTCAGTTCATCCGTGTACCCATAGTTCCCGTACTCCATGACATAATTGATGCGGACGCCCTTATTGCCGTCATCGTCGTTATCGGACTGCCAGAGGGTCCCATAAGAATCAACCGCGACCTCGTAGTTATTACGAAAATTATGGGCCAACACTTCAAATTCACTGCCATCTAGGTTACAGCGGAACACCATCCCCTGCCGGTACGGGTCGCCGCCAGTTTTTACTTCATTGCCAAATATATCTTTGACGATATTGTCATCTGCGTCTTTTATAACCTTGCCCTCATTACCGGTATTAAAGTACAGCTTACCATCCGGACCAAATACAAAAGCGTGGACCCCGTGATCGTGCTGTTCTCCTTCAATTCCGCTAAATAAAATTTCCTTCTCGTCAGCTTTATCGTCACCGTCCGTATCGGTAAAAATAAAGATATGCGGACTCCGTGAAACAATCACCCGGTTATCGAGCACCATAATACCCAGTGCCGAATTAATATCGTTCCCCTGGTAAAATACCTTACTGGTATCGGCCCGGCTATCTCCGTTGGTGTCCTCCAAAATGACAATCCGGTCTCCGTCGGGTTTTATCGGATTATCTGGGTTTAAGCTCGGCCGGTAGTTATGCCCCTCGGTCACCCACACCCGGCCCCGGCCGTCAATATCCATATTAGTGGGATTTACCAACATATCTTCAGCAGCAAACAAGGTCGTTTCCAATCCCTCCCTGGTTTCAAGCCCGGTCAGGGCGTGCTCGGCATTTCGTTTTTCGGAGTCGCTGAGCTGCTCAATATCTTGTTGATTTTCAGAACAGCCGACAAAAGTTATAAAAAAAACGCAAATTATAGGCCACAATTTCAGTGGGCTGTAGCCTGAAATAGATTTTTCTAGGTGTTTATTTTCCATTTTTTAAAAAAAATTTAGCAGTAAATAGTATAGAATACGAAGCAGATTCATCATAAATCTGCTTCGTATTAATAGGGATATAAGGGAAAGAGGTTATTGGAAATAGTTTATTTATAACTCAATAATCTAATTCCAGGCATTTCCCGGGTCACAAAAAACATATTTCCTAGTTATACCCGGGATTTTGCTCCAGGTTTTCGTTTCTATCCATCTCGTACCGGGGGATAGGCACAAAATAGGCGTTATCATTCCACTGACGCTGGTCAATTTCAACGACGTTATACTCATAAGTATAACTGCCGTCATTGTTCAGTCTCCCTATGATGTTGACGCCCTCTCCGTTTTCGTATACATCAGGGGCGATCATCCAGCGGCGTACATCGAAATAACGATGATCTTCAAACGCCAGCTCAATTCTCCGTTCATTTCGGTATCTCTCCAACAGATCCTGCCCGGTCTCTGTAATTTCGGGCATGCCTGCTCTTTGCCGTATGGTATTGAGGGCCGTACGCGCATCCCCCTCATCTCCGAGCTCTATTGAAGCTTCGGCATAGTTCAGCAAAATCTCAGCATACCGTATAAAAATCCAGGGGACTTCCTGCCGAAAAAACTGGTGATTAACATTGGGATCCAGAAATTTCCGCATGTAGTAGCCTGTATAGGTTCCGTTCCAGTCTTCAATAGGACCGTCACGAGTATCCAGACCAGGACGCAGCTCATTTTGGCCCTCTACTTCAAATGAAGCAGTTTCTACAATACCCTCCGGATCCAGATCAGTCATATCTGACGGACGCTCTCTCCACTGTGAACCGTTATAAAAAATAGAGGCGTAAAAACGCGGGTCGCGATTTTCATACGGTGATTCCCCATAAGACGGATCTCCATTTTGGTACGCCTGCCAGCTAAATTCGGTTCCATCCGACATCTCGTAGGCGTCAACCATTTGTCCCGTAGGTGTGTCTCCACCCCAGTTGTGCCAGCCATTGGGCCCGTGAAACAGTCCCATGTCTGCTTCAAACCACTGATAACTTTGGTTCTGCAAAAAATATCGCGCAAAGATAATTTCTTCGTGATCTTTCTGGAGGAACAGATCAGCATAATTTTGAGCTGTGGAATCTCCAGGAGCCGGGTTTTCCCGGTAGAGGCTATAGCCGAGATCCATAACTGCTTCAGCAGCAGCCTTGGCTCGCTCCCAGCGTTGTGACTGGTCGCCACCGGTATAGCCGGTATAATCGTTTCCACTGGGATTCTCTGCATACAGATCACTAGCTGCATAAGTGAGAATACGAGATTTCAGTGCAAGTGCCGCACCTCGGCTGGCATGAGCTTTGTCCCCTTCAATAACGGTTGGCAGCATCGATGCTGCAACATCCAAATCTTCGACCATAAAGTTGATACAATCTTCGAATGAATCGCGCTCAACCAAAAAGTCATCATCAAGATTGAAGGTTTTTTTAATAATTGGTACTCCTCCATGCAATTTAACCAGATTGTGATAGAAATACGCCCGCAGGAAGTGAACCTCTCCGGTCAAACGATCCTTGAGATCCTGGTTAATTGGAGATTCCTCAATATTTTCCAGAAATACATTTATGCTCCGGATATTACTGTAGAGGTCATCCCAGTGAAAATGATCGAAAGGAGCTACTGCTCCATCCCCGAATAAGCCTAACTCATCTGGTGTCATGTTGCTTTGTTTTATCGGGGTGTCATTCCATCCATGGGTAATGATCGTTTCATCAACCCCAGAACTCACATTCACAGCAAAGAACCCATGACCAACACCCTGGTAGATATCATTAACATACGATTCCACCAGTGCAGGATCATTCCACAAATCACCCTCTGATATCTGATCTAGTGGTTTCTTGTTAAGAATCTGATCATCACAGGATGTGACAATCACTGCAATACAAATAAGAAATAAGAACTGTTTGACTATTAAATTCTTCATAGCTATCAATATTTAAAAGGTTAACGAGATTCCGGCATTAAAAACTCTTTTTTGCGGATAGTACTGTCCGGAGCTACTGGATGCCTCCGGATCAAATACGTTAAGCTTGTCAAGAGTCAACAGGTTATATCCACTCACATAGATCCGCATATTTTGAACCCCTACTTGTTCACCCAGACTGGCCGGAAGGTTATACCCGATCTCTACAGATTTCAACCGAAGATAATCCGCACTTCTCAGAAAGTATGTATTCTGATTGCTCGTCCAATACTCATCTGTTCTGTTGTATGTGCGCGGATGTTCAGTATCCGAATTCTCCGGAGTCCAGCGTTTGTCTGCATAACTCTGCATGAAATTACCTATTTCACCCGATTCGGTAAATACATAGCGCACAGCTCCGGTTGCCCCTTGTAGCAGGGTGGAAAAGTCAAAGTTTTTATATGCCGCATCGAGTGTCAGACCAGCTGTAAACCGGGGCATTTCATTTTTGTCTATACGCACTCGATCCAAGCCATTGATTTCTCCATCACCGTTTACGTCAACAAATTTAATATCTCCAGGCCGGGCTCCGGGCCAGCTTGGATTCGCATCTATCTCCTGTTGATCATTGTAGACCCCATCTGCACGGTAGTACAAACCCGTATTCATGGGACTGCCCGTAGATCGCTGATAATCAGGTACACCTGGAGACTCATCCCAGTACTGTATTTTGTTATAGGCATATCCGGCATTTCCACCAATATCAAATGACAGATCTCCAAACTGATCGGAATAGGTTATTCTTCCGTCAAAACCGGAATTAACCACTTCGCCTATATTTTCCCGTGGCAGAGAAAACCCTGCCGTTGTAGGAATAGAAGCATTACGCCACCAGAGGATATCTGAGCGGAGGTAGTAAAAATAATCGGCTTCTATCATCAGCCTGCTATCGAGCATTTCAGCATCGAATCCGACATCAAACTGGTTGGCCACCTCCCAGGTAACGTTGGAATTGGGAATACGCTCCTGCTGCAGGCTTTTAACAAGATTAGTCTGTTCAAAAATATATCCATTACCGAACCCGTAAGTAGTCAAATACTGGAACGGTTCGATGCGGTCATTACCGGTTTGTCCCCAGCTCGCACGAACCTTAAATCCTTCCAAAAATGAAACATTTTCTTGCCAGAACGATTCTTCGGACAGGCGCCATCCTATAGAGATACCGGGAAAGAATCCGTATCGTTTCCCCTCCGGGAATATAAAGGAACCATCATAACGGCCGACAAACTCAACAAGATACTTCTCATTGTAATTGTAGTTTATACGTCCAAAGTAGTTTTGACGGGCCCCCTCAAAAGCACTACCATTATTGTCTTTCTGTTCTTCCGAACCGGCAAAAAGCTGGTCAATGGAACTAGACAAATATCGTTCGCGATAGGCACTAAAGTACTGATTTTGAAACGTCTGTCGTTCAACACCGAGCAGCAAATTGAATGCATGATCTCCAAAATCTTGCTGATAACGCCCAATCAGGTTAAGCGTTGCCTGGTAGTTGTCGGCGGCATCCTGTGTTAACTGGGGTTCGTTCAGTCCCCTTTTAGCGCGCGTTAATACTGGATCGCCATTATCATCGTAAGTCTCATAATCCCAGGTGTAAAGGTACCACGGTGTTTCCCAGAGTTTATTAAACTGGTAATTCTTATCATAGGAAACATTGCTTTCAAATTCGAGCCCCTCGACAAAAGGAACATCAAACTCGACCTTTATATTACTTTGAAGAACATCCCGCTTATCACGGTTATATCCCGTAGCTTGAGTTCCGGTAACCACAGGATTATCACCGTATTCGATATCGGGACCGGGTCGTCCGTTGGGCCAATAGGCTGGAAGCGTTGGTTTACCCCGCATCAACGCACGGAACGTAGGTCCCACTCCTCGTATGGGTGCTTCTTGTAGCTCACGCCGCCCCGATAAATTCACTGAGATACTCAAATTGTCATTGATCTCTCCATCAATGTTACTTCTAAAATTATACTGGTCATATTTAAATCCACTATTTTTAAAAAAACCATTCTCATTAGCAGCCCCCAATGACAGGTAGTAATTGATCGTCTCACTGCCGCCCGAAACAGAGGCATTCATTTTATTCTGTTTAGATAGATCCTTAAAAGCCGCATTGAACCAGTCGGTATTGGGATGTGTCCAGGGGTTGGTTCCCTCCCGGTATTTTTGAATATCTTCCTGTGAATATCGTTCCTCGCGCCCGCGATACATGTCAATCTCATTGACCATCCGGGCATAAGTAGCAGCATCGGCCATTTCCGGTATCCTGGTAGGTTGCGTAAATCCCTGATTATAGGAAACAGAAACCTCTGGAGTTCCCTCCCGTCCACGTTTAGTAGTTACCAGGATAACGCCATTCGCAGCCTGTGATCCATAAATAGCAGCAGAGGCATCTTTTAATACCGTAATGCTTTCAATATCATTAGGATTCAGTCTGGATAATCCACCGGTCCTATTTGTGACTCCATCGATAACAACCAGTGGACTGTTATCACCCAAAGTATTACTACCCCGTATTTGCAATGTTGAGCCTGATTCTCCTGGCTGACCGGTATTATTTATGGCAACAACACCCGGTAGTCGTCCGACTAGATTATTTTCCGCATTGATAACAGGGGCTTTTGCGATGTCTTCACCTTGTACAGTTGAAATTGAACCTGTACTTGTGGCCTTAGTTTGAGTTTGATACCCAACAACTATCATTTCTTCTCCTGCAATAGCTCCAGGTGTCAACTGAATATCCAGTTGTTGTCGACCATTTATAGGCACTTCCTGGCTTTGATAACCGATATACGAAACTACTAATGTATCTTGCAAGGATGGGACTTCCAGTTCAAAATTACCATCTATATCAGTTGAAGCACCAATTGACGTACCTTTTACAAGAATATTAACACCGGTTAAGACTTCTCCAGATTGCGCATCGGATACAGTACCGTTTATCATCTCCTGAACAACCTGATTCTTTTCCCTGGTTTTCTCTTCTGGTTCGTAGATTCCATATGTTTTGGGATTTAGATACTTGAACACAAGTTTCTGATCCTTCAACAACTCATCAATTGCCTTTTCAACATTATTAGATAACAACCTTGTGGTGGAAACTTTTTTATCAACTAATACGCCTGTCCGGTATAAAAAAACTACATTAAACTGTCGCTCAATCTGTTCAAGAGCCTTATTCAAGCTCATCCCTTCTTCCACCAGAAGTTGATCATTTTCCTGACTTGATTCTGTTGGCAAAAGCAGAGAACCTAATGTTTGGGCTTGCGTATGGCTACCCACCATAGATATCCCTAATACTATTACCATGACTTTTAAAAATCGATATGCAGCGTTCTTCATAATCCTATCCCATTTTTCATTAACATTTCCCTTTTAGTTTTTGTTAACATTACAGCTATCTTTTCCAAAATATATTTTATCCCTATCCTCAGATTGATAAACCGGAATCTTAGTTACCTCCGAAACCGATCGCACCAGTCCTTCGAGTGATTTAAAATATATGGCTCCATCCAGTGTTATATCCGATAAATCGTTATCAACAAGCTCTACCTCAACGGCAAACCGCAGCTCAATAAATTTAGCCAACTCTTCTATACTCGTCTCATTGAACTTCATTGTGCCTGTTGCCCAGGAAGTATAAAAAGTGGGATTTACGAACTGCCTGTCTAAAACTTCTGATTTGGTGAACGTCAGCATTTCACCTTTTTTTACTTCTTCTTTTCCCCGGCTCTCGTTATCTACTTCAACTTTTCCTTCCTGCAATACTACACTGGAATGCCCATTGCGAATGGTCACTAAAAACTCCGTTCCTATGTCACGAACAATTCCATCAGGAGTACGTACTGAAAATATTGGTTCGGACTCTTCATTCCCTCCTTCTGCATCAAAGTAGGCCTCGCCCTCTAATACCACCTCAATCGTTTGATTGTGAAGGAGCCCAAGGGTATAGGTTACAGAAGAATTACTGTTCAGGGTAATAGCGGATCCATTAGAAAACGTTATGGTCTTGTGCTCACCCGCTCCCGTTGAAATGGTATGCTCTTCCGTAATTTGCTGGACCTGAGTCGAAGGAGCATTACTTTCAGGATATATATACAATCCTACCCCCACCATTGCACCGATAATTAATACCGCCGCTATGCGGTAAATCCATAGCGAATTGGAATTTCTATTCGGCAAATAGGTAATGTTAGCATCAGCCTTTCCCATCGTTGTATCGTATAGACGCCGCCACTCTTTTTTCATGTCCGGCTGATCGGGATCCTTAAATTCAAAACCCGCTATCTCGGCCATAGCCTTTTTGGCCTTTGCCCGATTTTCCTCACGGTCTTCAATCCAGTTATTCCATCTGCTGATCTCATTCTCACTGGCCGTGCCATTGACCATCCTGCGAAAGGATTGATTCTGAATGAGCTCCTGTACGGTATAATTGTTATTTTGCACGTTCAAATAATGATTTAAAAATAATTCTTTTCACAGTTCGGTATAGGAGAGTCAAAAAAATCCCGTGCGTACTCAAATTATTTCAAAAAAATTTTCAAATAGTACTTGAGGGAAAAAAAGCGTATCTCTACAATAAAGGAAGACGCTTAAATGACGATTGGAAGTAGAAAGGATATGTTGCCCCAAAATAGTCTATAGGAGTTTTCTCCTTGCAGAGTGGGAGGGGTCGGAAGTAAATATCTACACGAACCAAAGAAAAGATAGTAATAAAGAGATTACCAGTTTCATGATCTCAGTATCCAGCAGTGAACGAAGGGTCTCCATAGCCCTGTATATATGATTGCGTACCGATTGCCGATTGATGGACAATATCTGCTCTATTTCTCCATAGCTCATTCCATTATAATAGTGCAGGTAGATCACTTCTCTTTGGCGGTCTGAGAGCTGATTCAACGCTAGCCGAAGCTTCTTTTTCTGCTGAAATTTTACTTCATCCCTGATGATCAGTTCTTCTTTGTCAAACTGAATAAAATCCGCTTCATCAACTTCCTCTAAATCAGAATCAGTCTTCCGGTGGGCCTTTATTTTCTTCAGAATTTTTCGGCGTAACGATACAAACAGGTACACCCTGGGCGACTCAATATGGGTTAGTGCATCTCTTCTCTCCCAAATATTCCGGAATAGCTCTTGGATACAATCTTTTACCAATTCCGGCCGGTCACATAACTTAATACCGTAGCCATACATCGGCTTATAATAACGGTCAAAAAGAGCTTTAAAACAGCTCTCTTCACCGCGAATAAATTGCTCCCAAACTTCCCTATTTCCTTTTGAATTGTCCATGCCTGTAAATGTTATTGGTATGCCCTAATATATAGTATAAACCACTAAGGTACAGTACCATTAACCCTAACTATTGTTGGTAGTTGGTCATAGAGTAACCTTAATGATTTGCCCCTTTTGATCCCTCCAACAATCTTTTAAACCTATAAAAAAGAATAACTAAGTCAAATACTTTTTATACATATCCATTAAATAGTGAAATATTATTTCTTTCTGTATCATATTGCATCTGTTTAGCGAAAGTAGTCGCAGCTCTTCTTCTCCATATATTATTAAAGAAGTAGATTTTCACCCATTTTATTTTTAGCTTCTCCTGTAAGAGAAGTTTATATCAAAAAATTAATATTTATTTCATTTAAGACAGGTACTGAATGGGGTCAGGGATACAAGAAGAACGATCTTAAAGATAAAATGCTGAAAATCGAAGGTACGTGGTCCCGCCTGTATTTTACTATTAGCACAGATATCAGTACCAAACAGAACAACAAATTGTATTATAGCGAGTAATTTTGCATAATACATATAATCATTTACATAAAACGGCGTATAATAACAGTATGGCCCAGGGAAAACCCGCAACAGAAACAAAAAATGTACTTATTGTTGAAGATGACAATATTCAACAAATTGTTCTAGAACGGATGGTCAATCAAATTGGCCATACCGTAATAGGTTCAAGCTCGGCGGGAAGCAAGGCGATTGAATCTGCATTACGCATTGGAGCCGTTGATATTATTTTAATGGATATTAACCTGGCCGATGATATAGATGGCATTGAAGCTGCCCGTGAAATAAGCAAACATCGGGAAGTAAAGCTTATATACATCACCGGCACAGAAGACCCGGAGAAATTTAAGCGAGCCCAGGAAACAAATTATGTCGACTATCTTTTGAAGCCCATTAAAGAAGAGGAACTCCAAGAGGCCTTTTTTAAGGCCTTTCCTTCAAAAAAAGTTGATAACTGACTTTTAAAAGGCTTTATTAATTATATTAGGATATTTTAATTAGGGTTTGCCAGATATATCATTAAACTATGTTACCCATTTTACCCCATTGAAAATCAAGTCTCAGTCTTATGAAGGTTTCAGAAGCTTTTTTAGTCAACACTAAAAACTTCGATAAAATAATCGAAGCTCTTGTAAACTATGAGGATCGAGAGTTCGTCATAGACTCATCCCTTTTAGAAATGTTAGGCTATTCGGATCCCAATGATCTCCTTGTCGTAAGACTTCTTAAGGATTTATCTATTATTGATCAGGATGGAGAAGCCGGCAAATACTTTGATGAATTTCGTGATCCGGAAACCACAAAAAAAGCTTTGACCAGAGGAGTACTTGATGCCTATGCTCCCCTTTTCGAAAAAGATCCGCAAATTTATAAAGCGGATATCGGTGATTTAAAGAAGGCCTTTAATGAAGTGTTTAATGGGAAAAAAACTGATTTAATTGTAAAATATATTTCTGGTACTTTCCAGAAAATTACGAACTATTGCGGAGCTGGAACTATTGAAGCCGTAATGGACGAACGCGAAGAAGCCTTTGAAACAGAAAACGAATCGGAAGCGGAATTAGCCGTTGCCAACCATTCCTCAAATGGCATGTATCACGCAGGCCAAAACTCATCTATAGATATGGATAAAAATACCGAACACGACAGTGACAGCGGCAGTGCCAATCCCTACACCTCCAACAATACTGATAAACCTTCAAGAAATAATGATATTGGTACTGATCGAACGAGTGATTTTGAAGATTCTTCCTCTTACGATGATAGTGAAGATCAATCGGAGGCAGATTTTGATCCGTTTGAAACGGTAGATGATGAAGGGGAAGACTTTCAAGAGAAAGAAAAAAAGAAACAAACACAAGCAGTCGATAATGATCCTGTTGAGCTTAACACATCGCTGTCGGAAATAGACGTCAAAAAAACAGATGACGGACCGATAAATACCGCAAACGATAGCGATCAGGAAAACCTTGTTCAGCAAGCTCTTATACGAAAGTCAGAATTGCTTCACAAGCTTCAGCGCTGGGATGAACTTATTCCTACGCTGAATAAAATTATCCAGCGATTTGATAATACTGAGCATTCCTATCTGGAGGATGTTGTTTCCCAGTCTATTGTGCGCCGGGCTTTTGTTCTTGTCAAATTAAACCGAAATGACGAGGCTTTGCCTGCATTGGATAATGTCATCAATCGATTTAAAAATGCAAGTGACCAGCAGTTTTATAATCATGCATCGGTGGCCATGCTTCACAAAGCAGAGCTATTAGAGCATGAGGAAAATTATTCTGATCTTCTCCCGCTGTATGATTCTATTATCCGGCGACTCAGCGATAATGAAAATGAACAGATCAAAGGTAAAGTTGATCGCATTTTTAACAAGCGATATGAGCTGGTTTTAGATCAGGGAACACAGGATGAAATTCTTCAGGCAAGTGAACAGCTTATTGATCGCTTTAAAAATAACACGGAGTATCGCAATCAGCTTCAAAAAGCGATGATCAAAAAAGCTGAGATCCTGGAAGAAACTAACCGGGATGAAGAAGCACTTGAGGCTTACGATGAATTTCTGGCTATGTTTGAGTAAATGAAATTAGGTGAGTTAAGAGCAGAAACCTGATCCATTTTATCTTATCGAATGATTCCTTTGGAATGAGAGATCTTTTATTCCAAAGGGCAGATTGCATGCTCCTATATTCTTATATTATATCGACCGAGTTCCCATAAATGTCACAGGTTCTTAAGGCTGGCCTTACTCCCTTAAGCAGATTTTGAGGCAGAAGTAGGCAAATATTCATCTTTATACTGCAGTTCATACAGCTTGCGATAGATTCCGCCCTCTTTTTGAAGGAGCTCTTGGTGGGTACCCCGTTCACGAATTTCGCCTTTATGCATTACCAAAATCTTATCGGCTTCGTGAATGGTTGAAAGACGATGAGCAATCACAATAGAGGTTCTATTCTCCATAAGTTGATCACACACCTTATTGACAATCTCCTCGGTCTCCGAATCCACATTCGATGTGGCCTCATCCAATACCAAAATATTAGGATCATAGACCATCGCCCTGATAAAGCAGATAAGCTGTTGCTGCCCCATTGATAATGAGGAACCGCGCTCGTTCAGCATAAAGTCGTACCCCCCGGGCAACTTCTCAATAAAGCGATCTGCCTCTATACTGCGAGCAGTCTCAATAACACGCTCTTCGGAAATATTTGGATTACCTAATGTGATGTTTTCCAAAATCGTGCCGGAAAACAACGCATTGTCCTGCAGGACCAATGCAAAATTTGACCTTAATTCTTCAATTGTTAAATCCCGGATATCTACGCCGTCTAAAAGAATTTCCCCATCATTGATATCATAAAAGCGCATAAGTAAATTAATAATGGTAGATTTGCCGGCGCCGGTAGCTCCCACAATAGCGACGGTTTCCCCTGCATTGGCTTCAAAGGACACATTTTTCAATACGGTTTCTTCATCATTATTGTAGCTAAACCATACATCTTTAAAGGTAATACTCCCTTCCGGGTTATCAATGTGTATAGGGTCTTTTGGATCAGTAACTTTATTCTCAGTATCCAAGACATTAAAGATACGCTCGGAAGATGCCAGAGCTGACTGAAGGGTATTGAATTTTTCCGATAGCCCGCGAATCGGTCGAAAGAAATCACGAACGTATTGAACAAAAGCCAGTAGAATACCGAACGTTACCTGATCCATCAGGGCTCGTCCGCCTCCATACCAAATTACGAGTGCCATTGCCAGGCTCGCGATAATTTCAACGGCGGGCCAAAATATGGCAAAATAGAAAATGGTATCAATATAGGCTCCTTTATAACTGCTGTTTATAGACTCAAATTTGCTGCGCTCCCGTTCTTCCTTATTAAAAAGCTGTACAATGGACATTCCATTAATGTGCTCCTGCACAAAGGAGTTCAGGCGTGC
This genomic interval carries:
- a CDS encoding ABC transporter ATP-binding protein, with product MSNKENDKAVDTNLLRRLYQFIRPYRWYVLLGIALTLGASFLGTIRPKLTQIAVDDYIANNDFEGLLWIIVLLLGALVGEFILLVINTYLTRWFGQGTLYNLRNAVFQKIQSLHVQFFDKNPIGRLITRTTSDIEALSDLLSDGVVNIMGDMFRIFFILYFMFSMSWELSLVAISVLPLLFYATFLFKAKVRVAFLNVRDQIARLNSFVQEHINGMSIVQLFNKEERERSKFESINSSYKGAYIDTIFYFAIFWPAVEIIASLAMALVIWYGGGRALMDQVTFGILLAFVQYVRDFFRPIRGLSEKFNTLQSALASSERIFNVLDTENKVTDPKDPIHIDNPEGSITFKDVWFSYNNDEETVLKNVSFEANAGETVAIVGATGAGKSTIINLLMRFYDINDGEILLDGVDIRDLTIEELRSNFALVLQDNALFSGTILENITLGNPNISEERVIETARSIEADRFIEKLPGGYDFMLNERGSSLSMGQQQLICFIRAMVYDPNILVLDEATSNVDSETEEIVNKVCDQLMENRTSIVIAHRLSTIHEADKILVMHKGEIRERGTHQELLQKEGGIYRKLYELQYKDEYLPTSASKSA